In a genomic window of Phoenix dactylifera cultivar Barhee BC4 unplaced genomic scaffold, palm_55x_up_171113_PBpolish2nd_filt_p 000371F, whole genome shotgun sequence:
- the LOC103700020 gene encoding 2-keto-3-deoxy-L-rhamnonate aldolase-like yields the protein MATRGDRTPAILCLPELSAACAKKALDLGPQGLMFPMIESPDAAELAVLFCHFPPHGVRGSADTVVRASAYGIDDGYLAWVDEELLVMCQVETAAGLAEIEAIAGVEGVDVVQMEPLDLSASMGHLRDAMKEAGRKLGRNRGNEALIQNNF from the coding sequence ATGGCAACGAGAGGCGATCGCACCCCAGCCATCCTCTGCCTTCCGGAGCTCTCTGCTGCCTGCGCCAAGAAGGCCCTCGATCTCGGCCCCCAGGGCCTCATGTTCCCCATGATCGAGTCCCCCGACGCCGCCGAGCTCGCCGTCTTATTCTGCCATTTCCCGCCGCACGGCGTCCGCGGGTCCGCCGACACAGTGGTGCGTGCCTCCGCATACGGCATCGACGATGGCTACCTGGCGTGGGTTGACGAGGAGCTGCTGGTGATGTGCCAGGTGGAGACGGCGGCGGGGCTGGCGGAGATCGAGGCGATCGCCGGCGTCGAGGGGGTCGACGTGGTGCAGATGGAGCCGTTGGATCTGAGCGCGAGCATGGGGCATCTGAGGGATGCGATGAAGGAAGCGGGGAGGAAATTGGGGAGGAATCGAGGAAATGAGGCTCtgattcaaaataatttttaa